From a region of the Flavobacterium branchiarum genome:
- a CDS encoding KilA-N domain-containing protein — protein sequence MIVDSVPVSVYTKDSEDYICLTDMVSAKEGDARAADVIKNWLRSISTIEYMGTWETLYNPNFKVVEYDHFRRSAGVPSFTL from the coding sequence ATGATTGTTGATAGCGTACCGGTTTCTGTATATACAAAGGATAGTGAAGATTACATATGTCTTACAGATATGGTAAGTGCGAAAGAAGGTGATGCAAGAGCAGCAGATGTAATAAAAAATTGGCTTAGAAGTATTTCTACTATAGAATATATGGGCACTTGGGAAACGCTTTATAATCCTAATTTTAAAGTGGTCGAATATGACCACTTTAGAAGAAGCGCAGGAGTTCCTTCTTTTACTTTATAA
- a CDS encoding KilA-N domain-containing protein produces MFSKAGKNGGTYAHRDIAMEFGSAISPVFKIYLYKEYQRLKEVESNQYNLEWDVRRLMTKVNYALHTDAVQKHIIPNSILPQEKQGVEYANEADVLNLALYGYTAKQWKEANPVHANDGKNMRDFSSINDLLVMSNLESLSSQLIKMGTPKKERFEFLRKMALDQKEQFSKVDMVKSIKKSNPMTYLNVENFTPDEIELESKKDILEASKKNLLEFNKRKKFGNKGEGNK; encoded by the coding sequence GTGTTTTCAAAAGCAGGTAAAAACGGAGGGACATATGCTCATAGAGATATTGCTATGGAGTTTGGTTCGGCAATAAGTCCAGTTTTTAAAATTTATCTTTATAAAGAATATCAAAGACTAAAAGAAGTTGAAAGTAATCAATATAATTTGGAATGGGATGTTAGGCGTCTTATGACAAAAGTGAATTACGCCCTTCATACTGATGCAGTTCAGAAACACATCATTCCAAATAGTATTTTGCCACAAGAAAAGCAAGGCGTAGAATATGCTAATGAAGCCGACGTGTTAAATTTAGCTTTATATGGTTATACAGCAAAACAATGGAAAGAAGCTAATCCAGTACACGCAAATGATGGGAAAAACATGAGAGACTTTTCAAGTATTAATGATTTGCTTGTTATGTCTAATTTAGAATCTCTTAGTTCTCAGTTGATAAAAATGGGGACTCCCAAAAAAGAAAGATTTGAATTTTTACGGAAGATGGCTCTAGATCAGAAGGAGCAGTTTTCGAAAGTGGATATGGTGAAGTCTATAAAAAAATCTAATCCAATGACTTATCTTAACGTAGAAAATTTTACTCCAGATGAGATTGAATTAGAATCTAAAAAAGATATTTTAGAAGCTAGTAAAAAAAATCTTTTGGAGTTCAATAAAAGAAAAAAATTTGGAAATAAAGGAGAAGGGAATAAATGA